The Phyllobacterium zundukense genome contains the following window.
ACTTTCCGCTACGGTCGCCGACCCGGATGGGTTGCGGCGCTGGCTTCTGCCACAGACCAGCGATGCGCCAATGGCCAGTCTTGTCACCGTGGAAGGCGGCGCAAAACCGCACATCACCATTCTCGAATCGGACGATCATGTGCCATGGGCCGGTCATTCGGCGGTCTATGCGCTGCCTGGCATCTACGACGCGATCAAGCGGCACGGCACGACGCTGATCTTCGTCAATACGCGCAGCCAGGCGGAGCGGCTGTTTCATGATCTGTGGATGGCGAATGACGACAATATGCCGATCGCGCTGCATCACGGCTCGCTCGATGTCGGCAAGCGCCGCAAGGTGGAGCAGGCCATGGCGGCCAATGCCTTGCGGGCGGTGGTCGCGACATCGACGCTCGATCTCGGCATCGACTGGGGCGATGTCGATCTCGTCATTCATGTCGGGGCACCCAAGGGCGCGAGCCGCCTCGCGCAGCGCATCGGCCGCTCCAACCACCGCATGGACGAACCCTCGCGCGCGATCCTCGTTCCGGCCAACCGCTTCGAGGTGATGGAATGCCAGGCGGCGCTGGACGCCAATTATACCGGTGCGCAGGATACACCGCCACTGGCTGACGGTTCGCTCGACGTGCTGGCGCAGCATGTGCTCGGCATGGCCTGCGCCGAGCCGTTCCGGGCAGACGATCTCTACGCAGAAGTGACCACCGCCCTGCCCTATGCGGCGCTGCCACGCGAGACTTTCGATCGCATCGTCGATTTCGTCGCGACCGGCGGGTATGCGTTGAAAAGCTATGAACGCTTCGCCAAGATCAAGCAGACCGCGGATGGCACCTGGCGTGTGACCCACCCGCGCTTTGCCCAACAATACCGGTTGAATGTCGGTACCATTATAGAGGCGCCGAGCCTTAACGTGCGGCTCACCCGCCAGCGCGGCAAAGGCGGCAATGTTCGAGGTGGTCCGGTGCTCGGCAAGGTGGAGGAGTATTTCGTCGAGTCGCTCAGTCCAGGCGAGACCTTCTTCTTTTCCGGCCGTGTGCTGCGCTTCGAGGGTATTCGCGAGAACGAATGCATTGTCACGAACGCTGAAGGGTTCGACGCCAAGATACCATCCTATGAAGGAGGTAAATTTCCTTTGTCTACCTATCTTGCAAGCCAGGTTCGGGCCATGCTGGCAGACCCCGCGCGCTGGGGAGCATTGCCTGATCAGGTCAGTGACTGGCTGCGTATCCAGAAGGAGAAATCCGTGCTGCCGCAGCCGGGCAGCCTGCTTGTCGAAACGTTCCCGCGCGGCGAGCGATCCTACATGGTGATCTATCCGTTCGAGGGCAGGCTGGCACACCAGACGCTGGGCATGCTGCTCACCCGTCGGCTGGAACGCGCCAAGGCGCGGCCGCTCGGCTTTATCGCCACCGACTACGCCGTATCGATCTGGGGGCTGCGCGACATGGGGCGGATGTTCCAAAATGGTGAACTGCCGCTGTCAGAGCTCTTCGACGAGGATA
Protein-coding sequences here:
- a CDS encoding ligase-associated DNA damage response DEXH box helicase, producing MSTIKPLAEIGTPLLPPSFLNWFQAKGWSPRAHQLALVQESQQGNSTLLIAPTGAGKTLAGFLPALVDLAQRGKSNASSRGIHTLYISPLKALAVDIHRNLEKPISEMGLDISLETRTGDTPAYKRQRQKLAPPDILLTTPEQLALLIAARDAGRFFEDLRYVIFDELHSLVTSKRGHLLSLGLARLRRLQPGVQTIGLSATVADPDGLRRWLLPQTSDAPMASLVTVEGGAKPHITILESDDHVPWAGHSAVYALPGIYDAIKRHGTTLIFVNTRSQAERLFHDLWMANDDNMPIALHHGSLDVGKRRKVEQAMAANALRAVVATSTLDLGIDWGDVDLVIHVGAPKGASRLAQRIGRSNHRMDEPSRAILVPANRFEVMECQAALDANYTGAQDTPPLADGSLDVLAQHVLGMACAEPFRADDLYAEVTTALPYAALPRETFDRIVDFVATGGYALKSYERFAKIKQTADGTWRVTHPRFAQQYRLNVGTIIEAPSLNVRLTRQRGKGGNVRGGPVLGKVEEYFVESLSPGETFFFSGRVLRFEGIRENECIVTNAEGFDAKIPSYEGGKFPLSTYLASQVRAMLADPARWGALPDQVSDWLRIQKEKSVLPQPGSLLVETFPRGERSYMVIYPFEGRLAHQTLGMLLTRRLERAKARPLGFIATDYAVSIWGLRDMGRMFQNGELPLSELFDEDMLGDDLETWLSESFMLKRTFRNCALISGLVEKRHPGQEKSGRQVTVSTDLIYDVLREHEPDHILIQATRADAATGLLDIRRLSDMLSRIKGHIVHKNLDQISPFAVPVMMEIGKERVPGEAHETLLEEIADELTREMMDHK